The nucleotide window CAAGTTTCTCTCTGTATGGAGAGAATGGATTGAAATCAATTAGTGAATTAACCAACAATGCCTATCATTAGTTTCTCTCTGTATGGAGAGAATGGATTGAAATGAGGCAGCTCCAACCATCATCCAAAGTATTGCTGGTTTCTCTCTGCACAGAGAGAATACATATGGATTTCCATCTACGTATATCTTTCTCTTCGTACCAAAAATAAAAGCCATGCAACAAAGACATCAATGTCCCTTGTTACATGGCTTTTATGTTCCCTCAAATAAGGTTATTTAATTTTCTCTGCTAGCTCTAAAATAATTCCCTCTGGACCGCGGACGTAGCATAGCTTATAGCTTTCTTCATATTGCTGTATCTCACTAAAAATTTCCGTACCCTTCAGTTTCAGCTTTGCTATAATTGCTTCGATATCTTCAACAGCAAAGCAAATATGTCGAATACCTAGTGTATTGGCAGAAGATTGTTGAATGCCTTGTTCGTCTGATGGTGAATGAAATTTAACTAGCTCTACCCATACTTGACCATCTGGCATCCCTAGCCCCACACATGCGGTTTTCACGTTAGGAAGTCCCACGATTGTGTCTAATTGTTCGCCTTGTAATTCCCATTCTGCTTTTACTTCAAGCCCTAAATCAACAAAAAAGGCTTTCGCCTCAGAAAGATTATGGACGTTTATGCTTACATGATCTATTCTGTTAATTTTCATATTCCATGCCTCCTATTGTGTCATTCTAATTCGCTGAAAACTAGAAAATATCCTTCTAACAGAAAAATGTTAGACTAAAAGCCTAACATTTTCACAATCATTAAATTACGCCGTCACATCACGCTTCATAAACGACCAGTAGCTCGCCACGATGAAAAGTATCGCGTAGACTGCTAATACTGCAAGTGAAAATGACATCGTCACACCAGGCAGTATATGCTGACCGCCCTGTGCATATTGCGTTAAGCCTGTATGCGCAAGCCATATATATTTTGTAAACCAATATTGGCTAAGCAGCATGACGACCATGCTACCTGTAAATGATAAAAACATCGTTAACCCAATCGCCAATGCACTTGAACGGAACACTGAGCCAATTAAAAAGGCAAAAAGAATCGACATCGCAAAATCTCCTAATGATAATGCTGCGAATTCTATTAAATTCCCCCATACATCAGCTTCTTGCACCTGCCCATTGACAACCTCTAACACCGTTCCATTACTACTTGAGAATAAAATAAGTCCAACGATTCCTGCTAACGCAAAATTCACAGCTAGCATAAAAAAGCCGTAGAGGAAGGTCGTAACAAGCTTCGATGTTAAAATTTTCGCGCGCGAAGCTGGACGTGTCAGCAGCATTTTAATTGTGCCTGTTGAAAATTCACTCGATACGATGCTTGCTCCAACAATGACTGCAAACAGTGTCACAAACATTATAAGCTGTGCACTGAAATCTAGAAAGCTCACAGCAGTCATGCCATTTGGTGGAGCAATATCATGTACTAATCGGTGTTCAGCAATCATCACTTGCTCCTGTGAATATGCATCCTCTTCCTTAGAAAGCTGTTCGATTTTTTCTTTTTCTACAACATGCCAATCGCGCGGGTCGGTTTCTTCATAATATTTATTCAGCCCTCCAACACCAACGATCGCTACAACTAAAATACCTAGCATCACCCATGTTGCTTTTTGATGCCATAATTTCATCCATTCATTTTGTATGAGCTTCAGCAATTTGCCCGCCTCCTGTCATTTCTAGGAATTGTTCTTCCAATGTTTTTTGCTGTGGCTGTATCGCAAAAATTTGAACTTCTTGCGCCACAAGTGCGGTAACAAGCTGCGGCACTTGCTCTTTTGTTATATGCAGCTCCAAGCCCTTTTCTTTCGCACTGTAGTCGATAGCTAATGCTTTTGCTACCTCCTGTACTTTCGTTAAAGGCTCAGCTTCCACATAATAAACTGTTTGTGCTTCATTTTGTACCTCACGTATGTCGATGAGCTGTCCATTTTGAATAATGGCGATGCGGTCACACATTAGCTCCATTTCTGACAGTAAGTGACTCGATACGAACACCGACACACCTTCCTCTGCGGCAATTTTACGTAAATATGTGCGGAATTCGCGAATCCCAGCAGGGTCTAAGCCATTCGTTGGTTCATCCAAAATTAAAAATTTCGGACGATGTAAAAGTGCCTGTGCTAGCCCTAAACGCTGGCGCATGCCTAGCGAATACGTCGATACCTTTTCATGAATGCGATTTTCCAGCCCGACCTGCTGCACAACCTCTTGAATACGTGCTTTGTCAACATTTTGGTGCATGCGTGCAAAATGCAGTAAATTTTTATAGCCTGACATATATTTATACATTTCAGGATTTTCTACGATAACGCCTACTTTGCTGATTGCTTCCTCATAATGCTCTTTTAAAGACTGCCCTTCAATTAAAATCTCACCTTCTGTTGGGTGCATTAACCCCGTCATCATACGGATTGTTGTCGTTTTACCCGCACCATTTGGTCCTAAAAAGCCTGTAATTTGCCCTGGATATAAGTCTAATTGAAGATTATCAATTAGCTTTTTCCCGCGAATCACTTTCGTCAAATTGCGTAGCTGTACAATTGGCTGTTGTGCCATGTTATTTCATCCTCTCTTTCATCCACTCGACTGCATTTTGGTTGTGCTCATCTCGTATCATTTCAAGCTGCCCTTGTGCTGCGATATGCCCATCGCGCAGCAGTAATACCTCATCTAAAATTGGCTCGACCTCGTACAATTCATGTGTTGATAATAAAATTGTTTGCGTTTCCATGTCCGTAAATTGAATTAGCCCTTTCAGCAATGACTCTTTCACGAGTGGGTCTAAGCCTGCAAATGGTTCATCCATGACATAGAGGGGTACTTCACGCCCTAAGGTGGCCGCCATCTTCACACGCCCACGCTGTCCCTTCGATAGCTGACGCAATTTTCGTCCACGTTCAATTTCTAAAAACTCGCCAATGATATTCGCCTTGTCATAGGAAAAATCCGCAAACTGCGTTTCATAAAAACGGAATAACTGCTCTGCTGTATAAAAATCATAAAATAAATCGGTATCAGGTAAAAAGGCAATTTGGCTCGCACTTCTCCGTGTTACAGGTGCCCCGTTAAGCAAAATCTGCCCTTCTGTCGGTTGTAAAATACCTGTTATTAATTGCAATAACGTCGATTTCCCGCTGCCATTTTCCCCGACAAGTCCAATCATTTGCCCTTGAGCAATATTCAGTGAAAGCTGCTGTAAAACGGGCTTACGCACATAGGAAAACGTCACATTTTGTAGCTGTAGCATCAGGCTTTCCCCCTTTGCTGTAACACTTGAAGCATTTCCTCTTGCGAAAAGCCGAGCGCCTCAATCGATGACAAAAAATGATCTGCAAGCTGCGCCTTCATTTCATCACGTAGCTGATGAATGCGCGCTTCATCCATCGTAATAAATGTCCCTTGTCCTCTTTTCGTTTCCGTTAATTGCATCAGCTCCAGCTCCTTATAGACACGTTGTACCGTATTGACATTCACACCACTCTCGACAGCGTACTCCCGCACGGAAGGTAACTTATCACCTAAACGCAAATGCCCCTTAATAATTTCCCCACAAATTCGATCCACCAGCTGACTATAAATCGGTTTATCGCGCGTAAAATCTGTCATGATCGCGATACCACCTTTTCCAGCCATTTGGCACTAACAAGAAAGCATGCTATCAGCAGACAGATATAAAACAGCTCCTGCACGATATACATCGACCCGATCAATATAAACATCGAATCATCTGTCGGCTGCAAGTATCGCTCCAACGGCTCTAATGAAACATAGCCATGATGGAAAAGTACCTGAAACAAGGCGCTCTCCTCAAACTTCGCCATGATAAAAAGCATCAATGCCACTAGTGGAACGGTCACAGCAATAGCAAATCTCCCGATATAACACTGCATCTGCAAATATAAGCTATAAAATATTTGAATAAAAACTAACAGAAAGATTTGCCACCCCAATACAATTACGCTCATCGCTATACTTGCTACAACAACCTGTGCCATTGACCAGCCAAAATACGTAGAAACGAGGCTCAACCCAATCAACAAAACAGTCAACGTAAAGACAGCAGACACACACCAATTAAACAGCATTTTAGCGCCAACAAGCTGATAAATCGATTGTGGTGAATGTAACCACATCTCCTTGCGCCTTACATCGGCCTTCAAGCTCATCATCAACTGCATCACTACACCCATTGTTGCTAACACAAGCCCTAACAACATAAGGGAAAAAACTACCTGCTCAGGTGGTATCGTCATCTCCATGTTTTTATCAATCAAATAGGGTACAACAAACATCAATAACAGACTTAGCACAAACATCACAAAAATCTGCACCCGATAAACAGTCCATTCTTTCTGCATCAAAGCGAAAAAACTTTTCATTCCATCACCTCGCGTTCTAGTGTAATAGTTAAATAGTACACAGAGATTATAAAAAATGCAACCTTTATTTGGTTAATCATTAAAATTAATGATGCGCAGGCTTGACTATTTGAGCGATTTTGCTAGCTATTTGATCACTTTTCTCTTTTATTTGATCACTTTCCCCTCTTATTTTTCTCCGACATGTAAAAAACAAGGTAAATGCACCTTCAATCGCACAGTTACCTTGCCCTTTTATCCTTGATTCAAAGCGATATAAAAATGCGCTCTTATAACAGTTATTTCCTATTCATTCGTTTTTCAAAAGGAAAAAGAGTAACAGGTACATTCCCCTGCTACTCTTTTACTTATTTCATGTATGATAATACTGCGTTTTTGCTGAAGCGTTGTAATGCTTGCATTGCCTCGTCTTTGTTAGTGTACTCAAAAATACGAACGTTCTGTTGCTCAAATACTGTAATTACCCACATATGAAAAGCCTCCATTCAGTTCATTTTAGTATTATAACAGATAAATAAAATATAATCTGTTTTATAACAATTTCTTAATTCATATTCTACACCTTTTTCAAAAAAAGAAAAGCCTCTTTTTTTAATTTCACAAATTGTTCAAAAAAATAGCTGCAGGAAAGCGCTCCTACAGCTACTCGATTATTTTTCATAAATACAATACTTGAAGAAATAACCTTCCTTCGCTTGTACTGGCTCACGTTCACTCACAAGCTGCCAGCCCTCATATGCAGGGAAATATGTATCACCCTCAAATGCATAATCAATCTCAGTAATGTATAAACGATCCGCTAGCGCTAATGCCAGCTTAAAAATTTGTTCGCCACCAATTACCATAATTTCAGGCTCGTCCTGAACCAATGCTAATGCCTCCTCTAAGCTTCCCACTACTTCAATATTGTCTGCCACATATGCCGCATTGCGTGTAATCACAATATTGCGTCTTCCTGGTAGTGCTTTGCCAATGGATTCAAATGTTTTGCGTCCCATAATGACAGGTTTGCCCATTGTCATTTCCTTAAAATACTTTAAATCTCCTGGTAAATGCCAAGGCATCTCGTTTTTATAGCCAATTACTCGATTTTTATCATGTGCTACGATTAATGAAATCATTTAGACCCCTCCTATTTATAAGCATATACTGAAAAAATGCAGACAGCAATAATAGCCATGCAGAAAGTGGCTCATTTGCCTACTTTCCACACAGCTTTGCCAAACTTATCTCGTATTAACGGACAGTAGGTTTAGGAGCAAATCTTTTCTGCGACGAGTAACCGCAGGAGCAAGATGCCTATTTCAAGACTTGAGAAAATGAAAAGGATAGACGATCACTGTCCATTAGTGAAAGCTAGCAATCAGTAGGGGATGAGGATTCTCCCCTACTGATTGCAGTTTCATTTTATGCGATATTTAAACCAGCACTTGCTGTACCTGTAATAATAGCCGCATCTAATAATGCACCAGTGCCTGATGCTGTAAATACCATAATTAATGTGTCACCTGCTGCTACTGGAATTGACGGTAATGTTGCAGTTCCTTGTACTGTTTGTGCTAATGCAATAGGACCTGTTAAATCTGGGCTCAAATCAACCGTTGCACCAACTAATTCTGTATACGTTGTGCTACCTGCTGGTGCGCGATACACTTGTGCATTCACTGTGTAGCTACCTAACGCAACTAAAACCGTTGCTGTAAACGATGCAGAAATCGCTGTTAATGTACCTGCGCGTGGTACTGAGAATGCCTCTGTTACAGGTAATGCAAGTGTTCCAAGTGGTAAGGTAATCGCACCACCTAATATAGAAACACCTGGCACAGACGTACCAAAGCCTACCAAGCTTCCTGTTCCAACTAAACCACCTACAAGTGTAGTTAAAACTGCTGGTATTGTACCAGAAGAAAATGGAATAATTGATCCACCTGTCACACCGTTACCTGGTGGCGTTACGATACAAGCCTGATCAATCGCTTGGAACGGTCCGCTAGATGTACAATTCGCAGAACCTGAACGTCCGCATGAACCGCCACCTCCCGAACAACCGCACCCGCTATGCTGTCTGAAATATTTATTTGTCATTGTTCCACCTCCTTTCGTCTTTATCCTATTCACGGATAGAAAGGAGTGAAGGGCTAACAACTAAACGAGCAAGATGTTTTCTTTTATCTTTTTCGTCTAAAGAAATTCCAAAACGACGCATACTTCTCCTTTTTAGGTGCTTCATCATCGTTTTGTGCTTCTTGGATGTTAGGTGTTTCTAGCTGTTCCACTATGCTCGGTTCAAGCTGATGTATAGGAGATTCGAGTTGTACTGAAATAAAGGCTGGCTCTTCCCTTTGTGTAGGTTCTTCTTGGATTGGGAATTGTTGCTCTATTTGTTGAGGTTCTTCGTGTGTTGTAAGCTGCTGTTCGACTTGTTGCAATTCTTCCTCTGTTGGAGGTTGCTGTTCTACCTGTTGCGATTCTCCTTCGATTACAGGCTGCTGTTCGGTTTCTTTCGGCTCTTCCTCTATTGAATTTTGCCGCTCTATTTGGTGTGGTTCTTCTACAATTGAAAGCTGTTGTTCTATTTGCTTTGGCTCTTCTTCAATTGAAGGCTGCTGTTCTGTTTGTTGTGGCTCTTCTTCGATTGCAGGCTGTT belongs to Lysinibacillus louembei and includes:
- a CDS encoding VOC family protein, which produces MKINRIDHVSINVHNLSEAKAFFVDLGLEVKAEWELQGEQLDTIVGLPNVKTACVGLGMPDGQVWVELVKFHSPSDEQGIQQSSANTLGIRHICFAVEDIEAIIAKLKLKGTEIFSEIQQYEESYKLCYVRGPEGIILELAEKIK
- a CDS encoding ABC transporter permease — translated: MLKLIQNEWMKLWHQKATWVMLGILVVAIVGVGGLNKYYEETDPRDWHVVEKEKIEQLSKEEDAYSQEQVMIAEHRLVHDIAPPNGMTAVSFLDFSAQLIMFVTLFAVIVGASIVSSEFSTGTIKMLLTRPASRAKILTSKLVTTFLYGFFMLAVNFALAGIVGLILFSSSNGTVLEVVNGQVQEADVWGNLIEFAALSLGDFAMSILFAFLIGSVFRSSALAIGLTMFLSFTGSMVVMLLSQYWFTKYIWLAHTGLTQYAQGGQHILPGVTMSFSLAVLAVYAILFIVASYWSFMKRDVTA
- a CDS encoding ABC transporter ATP-binding protein — its product is MAQQPIVQLRNLTKVIRGKKLIDNLQLDLYPGQITGFLGPNGAGKTTTIRMMTGLMHPTEGEILIEGQSLKEHYEEAISKVGVIVENPEMYKYMSGYKNLLHFARMHQNVDKARIQEVVQQVGLENRIHEKVSTYSLGMRQRLGLAQALLHRPKFLILDEPTNGLDPAGIREFRTYLRKIAAEEGVSVFVSSHLLSEMELMCDRIAIIQNGQLIDIREVQNEAQTVYYVEAEPLTKVQEVAKALAIDYSAKEKGLELHITKEQVPQLVTALVAQEVQIFAIQPQQKTLEEQFLEMTGGGQIAEAHTK
- a CDS encoding ABC transporter ATP-binding protein, which codes for MLQLQNVTFSYVRKPVLQQLSLNIAQGQMIGLVGENGSGKSTLLQLITGILQPTEGQILLNGAPVTRRSASQIAFLPDTDLFYDFYTAEQLFRFYETQFADFSYDKANIIGEFLEIERGRKLRQLSKGQRGRVKMAATLGREVPLYVMDEPFAGLDPLVKESLLKGLIQFTDMETQTILLSTHELYEVEPILDEVLLLRDGHIAAQGQLEMIRDEHNQNAVEWMKERMK
- a CDS encoding GntR family transcriptional regulator translates to MMTDFTRDKPIYSQLVDRICGEIIKGHLRLGDKLPSVREYAVESGVNVNTVQRVYKELELMQLTETKRGQGTFITMDEARIHQLRDEMKAQLADHFLSSIEALGFSQEEMLQVLQQRGKA
- a CDS encoding dihydrofolate reductase, with translation MISLIVAHDKNRVIGYKNEMPWHLPGDLKYFKEMTMGKPVIMGRKTFESIGKALPGRRNIVITRNAAYVADNIEVVGSLEEALALVQDEPEIMVIGGEQIFKLALALADRLYITEIDYAFEGDTYFPAYEGWQLVSEREPVQAKEGYFFKYCIYEK
- a CDS encoding exosporium glycoprotein BclB-related protein; translated protein: MTNKYFRQHSGCGCSGGGGSCGRSGSANCTSSGPFQAIDQACIVTPPGNGVTGGSIIPFSSGTIPAVLTTLVGGLVGTGSLVGFGTSVPGVSILGGAITLPLGTLALPVTEAFSVPRAGTLTAISASFTATVLVALGSYTVNAQVYRAPAGSTTYTELVGATVDLSPDLTGPIALAQTVQGTATLPSIPVAAGDTLIMVFTASGTGALLDAAIITGTASAGLNIA